A genomic segment from Actinomadura hallensis encodes:
- a CDS encoding response regulator, which yields MRVSGGTPPGDAIKVLLADDQVLVRAGFRALLDAQADIEVVGEASDGEEAVAQARRLRPDIILMDIRMPGLDGLEATRRIAADGRLDGVRIVILTTFELDEYVFEALRGGASGFLVKDTEPVELIHAVRAVAAGDALLSPSVTRRLIAEFAARAKEPAPSPRLNALTDREREVMALVGEGLSNEEIAERLVVSPATAKTHVSRAMVKLDARDRAQLVVFAYESGLVKPGWLP from the coding sequence ATGCGGGTCTCCGGTGGAACGCCGCCCGGCGACGCGATCAAGGTGCTGCTGGCCGACGACCAGGTGCTCGTCCGGGCCGGGTTCCGGGCGCTGCTGGACGCGCAGGCCGACATCGAGGTCGTCGGGGAGGCGAGCGACGGCGAGGAGGCCGTCGCGCAGGCGCGGCGGCTGCGGCCCGACATCATCCTGATGGACATCCGCATGCCCGGACTGGACGGGCTGGAGGCCACCCGGCGGATCGCCGCCGACGGCCGGCTCGACGGCGTCAGGATCGTCATCCTCACCACGTTCGAGCTGGACGAGTACGTGTTCGAGGCGCTGCGCGGCGGAGCGAGCGGCTTCCTCGTCAAGGACACCGAGCCGGTCGAGCTGATCCACGCCGTGCGGGCCGTCGCGGCCGGGGACGCGCTGCTGTCGCCCAGCGTGACCCGCCGGCTGATCGCCGAGTTCGCCGCGCGGGCCAAGGAGCCGGCGCCGTCGCCGCGGCTGAACGCGCTGACCGACCGGGAGCGGGAGGTCATGGCGCTGGTCGGCGAGGGCCTGTCCAACGAGGAGATCGCCGAACGGCTGGTGGTGAGCCCCGCCACCGCGAAGACGCACGTCAGCCGCGCGATGGTGAAGCTCGACGCCCGCGACCGCGCCCAGCTGGTGGTGTTCGCCTACGAGTCCGGCCTCGTCAAGCCGGGGTGGCTGCCCTAG
- a CDS encoding sensor histidine kinase has protein sequence MSTSPPHGQVRGNWPPPGRWPVWVVPAFLAVFQIVGTIGAQRGGSQRTGSQGPPWAESGGDPHAGFTDLDPLGLGLLLAGPAFLLLRRRHPVLAFAGVAAVTALYLLRAYVYGPVVFSLGVAMFATVIAGHRLAAWAGTGTLLAGYFTVAAAIGVPPGERGSGGLFPVERPSLAAATFVTAWALVVLIAAELARMRRQRAAEAARIRAEQERRQASEERLRMARELHDVLAHNISMINVQAGVALHLIDENPGQARTALAAIKDASKDALTEMRGVIGALRAEGETAPRSPTAGLDRLEELLARARSAGLRVETETTGEPRPLGTGTDLAAFRIIQESLTNVTRHAGPGPVTVRLGIAYREHDVVVRVEDDGQGVSFLDDHPGGSGIRGMRERVAALGGSFDAGPRPGGGFRVRARLPLTEEPGGGSAAPDTADGTPAPGKGTR, from the coding sequence ATGAGCACCTCACCGCCGCACGGCCAGGTCCGGGGGAACTGGCCGCCGCCCGGCCGGTGGCCGGTGTGGGTCGTCCCGGCCTTCCTCGCGGTCTTCCAGATCGTCGGGACGATCGGGGCGCAGCGCGGCGGCTCGCAGCGGACCGGGAGCCAGGGGCCCCCGTGGGCGGAGAGCGGCGGCGACCCCCACGCCGGGTTCACCGACCTGGACCCGCTCGGGCTCGGCCTCCTCCTGGCCGGCCCGGCGTTCCTGCTGCTGCGCCGCAGGCATCCGGTGCTCGCCTTCGCGGGGGTCGCGGCGGTGACCGCCCTCTACCTGCTGCGCGCCTACGTCTACGGCCCGGTGGTCTTCTCCCTGGGCGTGGCGATGTTCGCGACGGTCATCGCCGGGCACCGGCTCGCCGCGTGGGCCGGGACGGGCACGCTGCTCGCCGGGTACTTCACCGTGGCGGCCGCGATCGGCGTTCCGCCGGGCGAGCGCGGCTCCGGCGGGCTCTTCCCGGTGGAGCGGCCGAGCCTCGCCGCCGCGACATTCGTGACCGCCTGGGCGCTGGTGGTGCTCATCGCCGCCGAGCTGGCCCGGATGCGGCGGCAGCGCGCCGCCGAGGCCGCCCGCATCCGCGCCGAGCAGGAGCGCCGGCAGGCCAGCGAGGAGCGGCTGCGGATGGCCCGCGAGCTGCACGACGTCCTCGCCCACAACATCTCAATGATCAACGTGCAGGCGGGGGTGGCGCTGCACCTGATCGACGAGAACCCCGGGCAGGCCAGGACGGCGCTCGCCGCCATCAAGGACGCCAGCAAGGACGCGCTCACCGAGATGCGCGGGGTGATCGGCGCGCTGCGCGCCGAGGGCGAGACCGCCCCCCGCTCCCCCACGGCGGGGCTCGACCGGCTGGAGGAGCTGCTGGCCCGCGCCCGGTCCGCCGGCCTGCGGGTCGAGACCGAGACGACCGGGGAGCCGCGGCCGCTGGGCACCGGCACCGACCTCGCCGCGTTCCGCATCATCCAGGAGTCGCTGACGAACGTGACCCGCCACGCCGGGCCCGGCCCGGTGACGGTGCGGCTCGGCATCGCCTACCGTGAGCACGACGTCGTGGTGCGGGTCGAGGACGACGGCCAGGGGGTGTCCTTCCTGGACGACCATCCGGGCGGCAGCGGCATCCGCGGCATGCGGGAACGGGTCGCGGCCCTCGGCGGCTCGTTCGACGCGGGCCCACGACCGGGCGGCGGGTTCCGCGTGCGGGCGCGCCTCCCCCTGACCGAGGAACCCGGCGGCGGCTCCGCCGCGCCGGACACGGCGGACGGCACGCCCGCGCCAGGAAAGGGAACGCGATGA
- a CDS encoding cytochrome P450: MPQRRGAPPLTDAGALDCADVYARGVPHDRFDRLRARTPVVWQDGRTAGRPGGWAVLRYADVHRALRRPELFSPLCDGVLHGPMIGDVPEGGRPPGDPRGAALIDMDPPARAMLGRIPRDRAADFAGDVVRDLPETLRNALAGGLYALLRHPGEYERLRAERSDEELVDSAVEEMLRWWTPVLQVWRTVQRDTVVGGVPLLAGERVTLWLVSANHDGEVFPDPGRFVPERFVRSARPHLCFGFGYRACIGARLARVHLRALLTALLEHPRTLRLAGEPVRLRSSARHGFERLPVRWDP, encoded by the coding sequence ATGCCTCAACGGCGAGGCGCGCCGCCGCTGACCGACGCCGGGGCCCTCGACTGCGCCGACGTCTACGCCCGCGGGGTCCCCCACGACCGGTTCGACCGGCTCCGGGCGCGGACGCCCGTGGTGTGGCAGGACGGCCGCACCGCCGGGCGGCCCGGCGGGTGGGCGGTGCTGCGGTACGCGGACGTCCACCGGGCGCTCAGGCGCCCGGAGCTGTTCTCCCCGCTGTGCGACGGCGTCCTGCACGGCCCCATGATCGGAGACGTTCCGGAGGGCGGGCGCCCGCCCGGCGACCCGCGCGGGGCGGCGCTCATCGACATGGATCCTCCCGCCCGCGCCATGCTCGGCCGCATCCCCCGCGACCGGGCGGCGGACTTCGCCGGCGACGTCGTCCGCGACCTTCCCGAGACGCTGCGCAACGCCCTCGCCGGCGGCCTGTACGCGCTGCTGCGCCACCCCGGCGAGTACGAGCGGCTCCGCGCGGAACGCTCCGACGAGGAGCTGGTCGACAGCGCCGTGGAGGAGATGCTGCGCTGGTGGACGCCGGTCCTGCAGGTCTGGCGAACCGTGCAGCGCGACACGGTGGTCGGGGGCGTGCCGCTGCTGGCGGGAGAGCGGGTCACGCTGTGGCTGGTCTCCGCCAACCACGACGGCGAGGTGTTCCCTGACCCCGGACGGTTCGTGCCGGAGCGGTTCGTCCGAAGCGCCAGGCCCCACCTCTGCTTCGGTTTCGGGTACCGCGCCTGCATCGGGGCGCGGCTCGCCCGGGTGCATCTGCGCGCCCTGCTGACGGCGCTGCTCGAGCACCCGCGCACGCTCCGCCTCGCGGGCGAGCCGGTGAGGCTGCGGTCGAGCGCCCGGCACGGCTTCGAGCGCCTCCCCGTCCGCTGGGACCCCTGA
- a CDS encoding LuxR C-terminal-related transcriptional regulator: MRVVIIDDHAVFAESLSLVLADAGHSVVGVAFSPADALPVLRTGRPEVCLIDLRFPSGTALDWMGRLRAASPPTSFVVLTGFLEQPVLDAGIRAGVRGFAHKGQQAGDILSVLRRVADGEVVVDQAAPRGPLRPGTEAQRVAQFLTPREREVLTRLVRGESTQALAKAMGVTRSTARSHVQSVLSKLGVHSQREAVVEAARNGLVSVETGEWLAG; the protein is encoded by the coding sequence ATGAGGGTGGTGATCATCGACGACCACGCGGTGTTCGCCGAGTCGTTGTCGCTGGTCCTGGCGGACGCCGGCCACAGCGTCGTCGGGGTGGCGTTCTCCCCCGCGGACGCGCTGCCCGTGCTGCGGACGGGGCGGCCCGAAGTCTGCCTCATCGACCTGCGGTTCCCGTCGGGCACGGCGCTCGACTGGATGGGCCGGCTGCGGGCCGCGTCCCCGCCGACGAGCTTCGTCGTCCTCACCGGCTTCCTGGAGCAGCCGGTGCTGGACGCCGGGATCAGGGCGGGCGTGCGCGGCTTCGCCCACAAGGGCCAGCAGGCCGGCGACATCCTGAGCGTGCTGCGCCGCGTCGCCGACGGCGAGGTCGTCGTCGACCAGGCGGCCCCGCGGGGTCCGTTGCGTCCGGGCACCGAGGCGCAGCGGGTCGCGCAGTTCCTCACCCCGCGCGAGCGGGAGGTGCTGACCCGCCTCGTGCGCGGCGAGTCGACGCAGGCGCTGGCGAAGGCGATGGGGGTGACGCGCAGCACGGCGCGCAGCCACGTGCAGAGCGTGCTGAGCAAGCTCGGCGTGCACTCGCAGCGCGAGGCGGTGGTCGAGGCGGCCAGGAACGGCCTGGTCAGCGTCGAGACCGGGGAGTGGCTCGCGGGCTGA
- a CDS encoding sensor histidine kinase has product MGAPAGVGTLAGADPRGFHGEPGADRAEHVLWRRRLRHDIRHELGTIIMLASAVVVADDIGDTSRARVEQILGETRWLDHLLRQLDEDGGRDRDDGRPPPGPERIRVDELTAEVVTGMRLATAHEVCFTGGEAWAHMDPVALWRAVRNVLDNACRVAEGRVNVRVEADRGWVAVQVDDDGPGFGAHRDRPRPGLASLGLGIVHDLISGYGGSLEIRTCEMGGARVRMLLPAAPPPDPAADPHADDWRPHP; this is encoded by the coding sequence GTGGGCGCTCCCGCGGGCGTGGGGACGCTCGCGGGAGCGGACCCGCGCGGGTTCCACGGCGAACCGGGCGCGGACCGCGCGGAGCACGTCCTCTGGAGGAGGCGGCTCCGGCACGACATCAGACACGAACTCGGCACCATCATCATGCTCGCCTCGGCCGTCGTCGTCGCCGACGACATCGGCGACACCAGCCGCGCCCGGGTGGAGCAGATCCTCGGCGAGACCCGCTGGCTGGACCACCTGCTCCGGCAGCTGGACGAGGACGGCGGGCGGGACCGGGACGACGGCCGGCCGCCGCCCGGCCCGGAGCGCATCCGCGTCGACGAGCTCACCGCCGAGGTCGTCACCGGGATGCGCCTCGCCACCGCGCACGAGGTCTGCTTCACCGGCGGCGAGGCGTGGGCCCACATGGACCCGGTCGCGCTGTGGCGCGCCGTCCGCAACGTCCTCGACAACGCGTGCCGCGTCGCGGAGGGGCGCGTGAACGTGCGGGTCGAGGCGGACCGGGGCTGGGTCGCCGTCCAGGTCGACGACGACGGCCCCGGCTTCGGCGCGCACCGGGACAGGCCGCGTCCCGGGCTCGCCTCGCTCGGGCTGGGCATCGTCCACGACCTCATCTCCGGCTACGGCGGCAGCCTGGAGATCCGGACCTGCGAGATGGGCGGGGCCCGGGTGCGGATGCTGCTGCCCGCGGCGCCGCCGCCGGACCCGGCCGCCGACCCGCACGCCGACGACTGGCGGCCCCATCCATGA
- a CDS encoding Rieske 2Fe-2S domain-containing protein, with the protein MPIVTFLGHAGVAVRATAFHLLADPWLAPTGAFLGAWHQYPRNDHLDVASVCDADWVAVSHEHLDHFDPWVIERLPARTRILIPRYPGPAFRERMLAAAGDRQVIELTAWEKFPLDNRGSWITAIPELSPMCHDAAFLIVADGRGILHCNDARLTAAQARRAKHLAGGRLDLMAVQTSGASWHPICYEYPAEQMAEISMNKRISKLRSVQRLVRQTAPELAVPFAGPPCFLDAEVGHLNWVLDQEEGAYCDPDVSTAWLREHLPRQRWDYFKPGDALDLDTGECVRDPVSAEFSFADADAYLERYAADRAPAIAKVIAEHPEPGPGLFERFAAHFEYLGGLSDYFLRQIAMIVRFEVTGPNGGVWDVDFSPDGLTVSKASPDVRPHYRITTAGRWIEGILAGRLAWEDLLISFRVSLYRDPDVYNDYLVGLLKHANAPALMAVEEYETGRDETERITVECDGARYDIPRYCPHAGEDLSIGSVVRDGQIHCLAHNFAFDLATGECTNARAANLTSRRL; encoded by the coding sequence ATGCCGATCGTCACATTTCTCGGACACGCGGGGGTGGCGGTGCGCGCCACGGCCTTCCACCTGCTCGCGGACCCGTGGCTCGCTCCAACGGGGGCCTTTCTCGGAGCCTGGCACCAGTATCCGAGAAACGATCATCTCGATGTCGCCTCGGTGTGCGACGCCGACTGGGTCGCGGTCTCGCACGAACACCTAGATCATTTCGACCCGTGGGTGATCGAGCGGCTTCCCGCGCGGACCCGGATCCTCATTCCGCGTTATCCCGGACCGGCCTTCCGGGAACGGATGCTCGCCGCAGCGGGGGACCGCCAGGTAATCGAACTGACGGCGTGGGAGAAATTCCCGCTGGACAATCGGGGCTCGTGGATCACTGCGATTCCGGAACTGTCGCCGATGTGCCACGACGCCGCTTTTCTCATCGTCGCGGACGGGCGCGGAATCCTGCACTGCAACGACGCCCGGCTCACCGCCGCGCAGGCCCGCCGGGCCAAGCACCTCGCGGGCGGGAGGCTCGACCTGATGGCCGTGCAGACGTCCGGCGCGTCCTGGCACCCCATCTGCTACGAGTACCCGGCCGAGCAGATGGCCGAGATCTCCATGAACAAGCGGATCTCCAAGCTCCGCTCCGTGCAGCGCCTCGTCCGGCAGACCGCGCCGGAGCTGGCCGTCCCGTTCGCGGGCCCGCCCTGCTTCCTGGACGCGGAGGTCGGCCACCTCAACTGGGTCCTCGACCAGGAGGAGGGCGCGTACTGCGATCCCGACGTCTCCACCGCCTGGCTGCGCGAGCACCTGCCCAGGCAGCGCTGGGACTACTTCAAGCCCGGCGACGCCCTCGACCTCGACACCGGCGAGTGCGTCCGCGACCCCGTCTCCGCCGAGTTCTCCTTCGCCGACGCCGACGCCTACCTCGAACGCTACGCGGCCGACCGCGCACCCGCGATCGCCAAGGTGATCGCCGAGCACCCCGAACCCGGCCCCGGCCTCTTCGAGCGGTTCGCCGCTCACTTCGAGTACCTCGGCGGCCTCAGCGACTACTTCCTCCGCCAGATCGCCATGATCGTCCGGTTCGAGGTCACCGGCCCCAACGGCGGCGTCTGGGACGTCGACTTCTCCCCGGACGGCCTCACCGTGTCCAAGGCGTCCCCCGACGTGCGGCCCCACTACCGCATCACCACCGCCGGCCGCTGGATCGAGGGCATCCTCGCCGGCCGCCTGGCCTGGGAGGACCTCCTCATCTCCTTCCGCGTCAGCCTCTACCGCGACCCGGACGTCTACAACGACTATCTCGTCGGCCTCCTCAAACACGCCAACGCGCCCGCCCTCATGGCCGTCGAGGAGTACGAGACGGGACGCGACGAGACCGAGCGCATCACCGTCGAATGCGACGGCGCCCGCTACGACATCCCCCGCTACTGCCCCCACGCAGGCGAGGACCTGTCCATCGGCTCCGTCGTCCGCGACGGCCAGATCCACTGCCTGGCCCACAACTTCGCCTTCGACCTGGCCACCGGCGAATGCACCAACGCCCGCGCGGCCAACCTGACGAGCCGAAGGCTGTGA
- a CDS encoding sugar transferase, with protein sequence MSEELIARPVEPSDGVPPSRGRRVLDIAGALTGLALFSVPMAIIYSLVRLTSPGPGIFRQTRVGQGGRPFTILKFRTMRQDADGMKVTATSDPRVTRLGRFLRRFYLDELPQLVNVLRGDMTLVGPRPETYDLAVYYDARWRWIFDHRPGLTGMSQVRFRDSDVLPPGEEVDLAFYIRRLVPAQAAVDAVYLSDPSMRATLRTLAQTVWYVLGFTVPPLRVSADGKVTEVTSPPDGARPTEEPGTAA encoded by the coding sequence ATGTCCGAGGAGCTCATCGCCCGTCCCGTCGAACCGTCCGACGGCGTCCCGCCCTCGCGCGGCCGGCGGGTCCTCGACATCGCCGGCGCGCTGACGGGACTGGCGCTGTTCTCCGTCCCGATGGCGATCATCTACTCGCTGGTGCGGCTGACGAGCCCCGGCCCGGGGATCTTCCGGCAGACCCGGGTCGGGCAGGGCGGCCGGCCCTTCACCATCCTCAAGTTCCGGACGATGCGGCAGGACGCGGACGGCATGAAGGTCACCGCGACCAGCGACCCCCGCGTCACCCGCCTCGGCCGGTTCCTGCGCCGCTTCTACCTGGACGAGCTGCCGCAGCTGGTGAACGTGCTGCGCGGCGACATGACGCTCGTCGGACCCCGCCCGGAGACCTACGACCTCGCCGTGTACTACGACGCGCGCTGGCGGTGGATCTTCGACCACCGGCCGGGGCTGACGGGCATGTCGCAGGTCAGGTTCCGGGACTCCGACGTCCTGCCTCCCGGAGAGGAGGTCGACCTCGCCTTCTACATCCGGCGGCTCGTCCCGGCGCAGGCCGCGGTCGACGCGGTGTACCTGAGCGACCCGTCCATGCGGGCGACGCTCCGGACGCTGGCCCAGACCGTCTGGTATGTCCTGGGGTTCACCGTCCCGCCACTGCGGGTATCGGCAGACGGGAAGGTGACGGAGGTCACGTCGCCGCCCGACGGCGCGCGCCCCACCGAAGAGCCCGGCACCGCGGCCTAG
- a CDS encoding O-antigen ligase family protein, with the protein MTTTATRAAPAGTPAGAPAPPREPSAPRRRLRPEAVALVAGIASLPMLMPFGLAPGPGNTALPDAVLVGLVITTFLWAGTRKAPVRWPYLLPTLLTVVAGGVAALANEGVGGLTLVKDLFVLLWAVCLANLGRDPALFRLAVRAFVWIGTIYALVMMTGFAIGNTTLSGQQPDGERLMFTFGDANYAANWFICVFFIARATRFPETPWRRRAVCGVLIAAELLTGSNGGLLALCCALVLGLLFRLLREGKAHHAVAVGAAVALLGGGAVTAVTQVDVQPMLDRAAETSPILRDSIGRTTGESTDSRSTVFATTWEMIKDQEHPWGIGAAQTETQMRVRQEAYVQEAHNDYIASVLERGFLGGLALILLVTALVLSCVRIARRGALKPEYARLVPHPELFGALLAVFLICGLFYEVLHYRHGFAIFGLIAALALFGRRTPAPAVPRTAPGTRLRRPVRPLNDGSRRGQAITAPSGTTLPDAGPSDTSPPVTSPPDTPPPDTPPPDTPPPDAPSSGTPSPQTGPSGGKGGDGMKSVRTRLVSLVAGNMAARVGALASLGVATVLVARVGGPELVGAFTLVRILPGLLCHLSNGGLPAAAPYFLARDRDQSAVRPTLAWLTVIGAILAALIWLALSPVLFFVFFESFGVWVTLAAAVPAFTQGFVSVGKGLLQGTDDPHGASLAIAVEEFVFLPIYVLILVAWHGTGALVAGLVLADIAAASWIARRLRRRGFFRGWGRPDPRLGRSIAGYGFRGYVGQLIDLLQLRFDMALLGALAGPKVLGVYTVASKFAELVQLPGLAVNYVLYPDFAREDRRSAARRTAALILPALAVSVLAALPLALIAGTALPWVFGDVFDDAVVPTYIRLAGVVTFGVTGLIMAYLYGVGRPGAASTGQGIGLLVVVALGAFLIPAYGAEGAAVATSVSFIATTAALLAWFQHVRKKD; encoded by the coding sequence ATGACCACGACGGCGACCAGGGCAGCCCCGGCGGGGACCCCCGCCGGGGCGCCCGCCCCGCCGCGGGAGCCGTCCGCGCCGCGGCGCAGGCTTCGGCCGGAGGCCGTCGCCCTCGTCGCCGGCATCGCGTCGCTGCCGATGCTGATGCCCTTCGGGCTCGCGCCCGGACCCGGCAACACGGCGCTGCCCGACGCCGTGCTGGTCGGTCTGGTCATCACCACGTTCCTGTGGGCGGGGACGCGGAAGGCGCCCGTCCGCTGGCCGTACCTGCTGCCCACCCTGCTCACGGTCGTCGCGGGCGGCGTCGCGGCTCTCGCCAACGAGGGCGTCGGCGGGCTCACGCTCGTCAAGGACCTGTTCGTCCTGCTGTGGGCGGTGTGCCTCGCCAACCTCGGCCGCGACCCCGCCCTGTTCCGTCTCGCCGTGCGCGCCTTCGTCTGGATCGGAACGATCTACGCGCTGGTCATGATGACCGGCTTCGCGATCGGGAACACGACGCTGTCCGGGCAGCAGCCCGACGGCGAGCGCCTCATGTTCACGTTCGGCGACGCCAACTACGCGGCGAACTGGTTCATCTGCGTCTTCTTCATCGCGCGGGCCACCCGCTTCCCCGAGACGCCGTGGCGGCGCCGGGCGGTCTGCGGCGTGCTCATCGCCGCCGAGCTGCTGACCGGCTCGAACGGCGGCCTCCTCGCGCTGTGCTGCGCGCTGGTCCTCGGCCTTCTCTTCCGGCTGCTGCGCGAGGGCAAGGCCCACCACGCCGTCGCGGTCGGCGCCGCCGTCGCGCTGCTCGGCGGCGGCGCGGTCACCGCGGTCACCCAGGTCGACGTCCAGCCGATGCTGGACCGCGCGGCGGAGACCTCCCCGATCCTGCGCGACTCCATCGGCCGGACGACCGGGGAGAGCACCGACTCCCGCAGCACCGTCTTCGCCACCACCTGGGAGATGATCAAGGACCAGGAGCACCCGTGGGGCATCGGGGCCGCGCAGACCGAGACGCAGATGCGCGTCCGGCAGGAGGCCTACGTCCAGGAGGCGCACAACGACTACATCGCCTCGGTCCTCGAACGCGGGTTCCTCGGCGGGCTCGCGCTGATCCTGCTGGTGACGGCGCTGGTGCTGAGCTGCGTGCGGATCGCGCGGCGCGGCGCGCTGAAACCCGAGTACGCGCGGCTCGTCCCGCATCCCGAGCTGTTCGGGGCCCTGCTCGCCGTCTTCCTCATCTGCGGCCTGTTCTACGAGGTGCTGCACTACCGGCACGGCTTCGCGATCTTCGGCCTGATCGCCGCCCTCGCCCTGTTCGGCCGCCGGACCCCGGCGCCGGCCGTGCCCCGCACGGCTCCGGGGACCCGCCTGCGGCGACCCGTGCGGCCTTTGAACGACGGAAGCCGCCGCGGCCAGGCGATCACCGCTCCCTCGGGCACCACGCTCCCGGACGCCGGACCGTCCGACACCTCGCCGCCCGTTACCTCACCGCCCGACACTCCGCCGCCCGACACTCCGCCGCCCGACACTCCGCCGCCCGACGCCCCGTCCTCCGGCACCCCGTCTCCCCAGACGGGGCCGTCCGGAGGAAAGGGCGGGGACGGGATGAAGTCCGTCCGCACGCGGCTCGTGTCGCTGGTCGCGGGGAACATGGCGGCGCGGGTGGGGGCGCTGGCGTCGCTGGGTGTCGCGACGGTCCTCGTCGCGCGGGTCGGCGGGCCGGAACTGGTCGGCGCGTTCACGCTCGTCCGCATCCTGCCGGGGCTCCTCTGCCACCTGTCGAACGGCGGACTCCCCGCGGCCGCGCCCTACTTCCTCGCCCGCGACCGCGACCAGAGCGCGGTACGGCCGACGCTCGCGTGGCTCACCGTGATCGGGGCGATCCTGGCGGCGCTGATCTGGCTCGCGCTGAGCCCGGTCCTCTTCTTCGTGTTCTTCGAGTCGTTCGGCGTCTGGGTGACGCTCGCCGCGGCCGTCCCGGCGTTCACACAGGGATTCGTGTCCGTCGGGAAGGGCCTCCTCCAGGGCACCGACGACCCGCACGGCGCGAGCCTCGCCATCGCCGTCGAGGAGTTCGTGTTCCTCCCCATCTACGTCCTGATCCTGGTCGCGTGGCACGGGACGGGCGCGCTCGTCGCAGGGCTCGTCCTCGCCGACATCGCCGCCGCCTCGTGGATCGCGCGCCGGCTGCGCCGCCGCGGGTTCTTCCGCGGCTGGGGACGGCCGGACCCCCGCCTCGGCAGGTCGATCGCCGGATACGGGTTCCGCGGCTACGTCGGCCAGCTCATCGACCTCCTCCAGCTCCGCTTCGACATGGCGCTGCTCGGCGCGCTCGCCGGGCCGAAGGTCCTCGGCGTGTACACCGTCGCCAGCAAGTTCGCCGAGCTGGTGCAGCTGCCCGGCCTCGCCGTGAACTACGTCCTGTACCCCGACTTCGCGCGGGAGGACAGGCGGAGCGCGGCGCGCCGCACCGCGGCCCTCATCCTCCCCGCGCTCGCGGTCTCCGTGCTCGCGGCGCTGCCGCTCGCGCTCATCGCCGGAACCGCCCTGCCGTGGGTGTTCGGCGACGTGTTCGACGACGCGGTCGTCCCCACCTACATCCGTCTCGCCGGGGTCGTCACCTTCGGGGTGACCGGCCTGATCATGGCCTACTTGTACGGGGTCGGGCGGCCGGGCGCCGCGTCCACCGGGCAGGGCATCGGCCTGCTGGTCGTCGTCGCGCTCGGGGCCTTCCTGATCCCGGCGTACGGCGCGGAGGGCGCCGCGGTCGCGACCTCCGTCTCCTTCATCGCCACCACCGCGGCCCTGCTGGCCTGGTTCCAGCACGTCAGGAAGAAGGACTGA
- a CDS encoding glycosyltransferase codes for MSSGRKLRVAQVITRFNGGGGRVALNGALALPDGTYERAIVTGGVGMDSEPSGGRATGRDAVRYGDDAVANAAAGDLTPDAHRAGMEIVQVGPLVPQISPRDDLAALSTLTRVLAEGRYDVVHTHSSKAGVIGRLAAARAGVPRIVHTWHGFPFNEFQSWARRTAYIRLERMAAKHTDAFLGIGSETVTTALRLGLTTPERVRLSWPAVDVDAYAAAPGARAQARRRLDLPLGVKVVGSVGRLTFQKGPEIFAKAIARLPDDVFGLWVGGGPMAARLERLTAKLGIEDRMRWLGHSDDVAAVMPAFDLMAMASRWEGLPCVLVEAISAGIPLVATAVPSNQDLVLAGETGLLVPPEDPERLAGAIAAMLDDPAAADRMAERARARIGPWFSPAHLGAVLDETYRGTSRRPCRRS; via the coding sequence GTGAGTTCAGGTAGGAAGCTTCGCGTCGCGCAGGTGATCACGCGCTTCAACGGCGGCGGCGGACGGGTCGCGCTGAACGGCGCCCTGGCGCTGCCGGACGGCACGTACGAGCGGGCGATCGTCACCGGCGGCGTCGGCATGGACAGCGAGCCGTCCGGCGGCCGCGCCACGGGCCGCGACGCCGTGCGCTACGGCGACGACGCCGTGGCGAACGCCGCCGCCGGGGACCTCACGCCCGACGCGCACCGCGCCGGGATGGAGATCGTCCAGGTGGGGCCGCTGGTGCCGCAGATCTCGCCGCGCGACGACCTCGCCGCGCTGTCCACCCTCACGAGGGTGCTGGCGGAGGGGCGGTACGACGTCGTCCACACCCACTCCTCCAAGGCCGGCGTCATCGGGCGGCTCGCCGCGGCCCGCGCCGGGGTGCCGCGCATCGTGCACACCTGGCACGGGTTCCCGTTCAACGAGTTCCAGTCGTGGGCGCGGCGCACCGCCTACATCCGGCTGGAGCGCATGGCCGCCAAGCACACCGACGCGTTCCTCGGGATCGGGTCGGAGACGGTGACGACCGCGCTGCGGCTCGGGCTCACCACGCCGGAGCGGGTGCGGCTGTCGTGGCCCGCCGTGGACGTCGACGCGTACGCCGCCGCGCCCGGCGCCAGAGCCCAGGCGCGCCGCCGCCTCGACCTGCCCCTCGGCGTGAAGGTCGTCGGGTCGGTCGGGCGGCTCACCTTCCAGAAGGGACCGGAGATCTTCGCCAAGGCCATCGCCCGGCTGCCCGACGACGTGTTCGGGCTGTGGGTCGGCGGCGGCCCCATGGCGGCGCGGCTGGAGAGGCTCACCGCGAAGCTCGGCATCGAGGACCGGATGCGCTGGCTCGGGCACAGCGACGACGTCGCCGCCGTCATGCCCGCGTTCGACCTGATGGCGATGGCGAGCCGCTGGGAGGGGCTGCCCTGCGTGCTGGTCGAGGCGATCAGCGCGGGCATCCCGCTCGTCGCGACCGCCGTCCCGTCCAACCAGGACCTCGTCCTCGCCGGGGAGACCGGCCTGCTCGTCCCACCGGAGGACCCGGAGCGGCTCGCCGGCGCCATCGCCGCGATGCTGGACGACCCGGCCGCCGCCGACCGGATGGCCGAACGCGCCCGCGCCCGCATCGGGCCCTGGTTCTCCCCCGCACACCTCGGCGCGGTGCTCGACGAGACGTACCGGGGCACCTCCAGGCGGCCCTGCCGGCGGTCATGA